The stretch of DNA GAGCGAGACCAGCTGTCCGCCTTCATGGGGTGGGAGGACGGCACGCACGACATGGAcgccttcttcttctccttgtcCCGCTCGCGTTCCCGGTCCCGGTCTCGGTCGCGCTCCCGTTCCCGCTCGCGCtccttctgcttcttcttctccttcttgtgCTTCTTGTGCTTCTCGCCCATGCTCACCGCCATTGAGCTCAGGTAGTCCTGCGGCGGCTGGTGCTGCAGGGGCCGCATGCCGCCCTGGTCGTCGTCCGAGCTCGGCGAGTTCTGGTGCGACTTCTCGGCCACCGAGCTGCTGCCGGACTCGCTCTCGCTGTCGGGGTTCAGCGGCGTGTAGCCCGGCGAGCGGCTGTGGCTCGGCGAGCTGCGGTCGTGCTTCGGGGTGGAGCCGCTGAACAGAGGCGACTGCTTCATGTGCTGGGGCCGCATGGAGCCCTCCCCGCACCCCTCGGGCTTCTGCAGGGTCACCTTCTGCTTGATGCTGGGGGAACCCCCGTCGGGCTTGCTGATGATGATCTTGGCCACGCCGGTGCTGCTCACGCCTCCGCTTTTGGAGTCCATCATCTTCTTGTCGCTGCTGTTGCCCCCGGAGACGGACACCTTAGACTTGCCCTCCTTGTCGACCTTGTCCCGCTTGTACTCCCCGCCCTGTGAGGACATGCCATGTTTAGAGGAGGATGACGGCCCCATGTTGGGAGGCACTACCCCTACTCCACCACCAGGGggcacacctccacctccaccccctccacccccacctccacagcCTCCCTCAGGGCCTTCCTCCCCACCTATACCCACCCCACCGACATTCTTCAGCTTATCTATCACTGCAGTAAGTGAGGGTTTCTTATTGCGACTAGGAGACTTGCCTTTCGCATTTGGGTTGTTGCTCCCTCCGctcccaccacctcctccaccaccaccaccacctccaccacccccacctcctcctccgcctcccccactaccccctcctcccccgtATTGGGGTTGGCTACCTGAGGAAAAAGGAATCGACCCAGAGGAGGAGTTGCTCGCTGAAGAActagaagaggaagaggaggagctaGAGGAGGAACCTCCACCCATCTGCTTCTGGGAACCCATGCCACCACCGGAGGAGGACTTGGACCCCCCCGAACTCCCCCCACCTGAGCCTATGGGGGACTTTGCCTTGGAGGAAGGGGGGGTGCCCGGAACTTGGCCTTGTTGATGCTTCATGGGGGAAGAGAGTTTCTCTGAGCCCCCTGAGCGGGAGTGGGAAGGGGAGATGTTCGGCTTGATGCTGGGATTCATAAGGGACCCAGGGGGTTTCCCGCCTTGAGGCTTCATCTTCGTCCCACTTCCCGTTCCGCTGCCGCCGCTTCCTGATCCAGACATTCCGTGCTTGGTGATGGGGGACGAGCCTGGCTTGCCCACCCCCATTCCCTGGGAGGAGCTTTTGGACTGGGAGGGCATCCCGCTGCCACTCCCTCCACCCACCGGTTTGGAGCTGCCGCTCTGTCCCATGGAACCCTCCATCTTGCTGCTTTTGATCTTCCCTGAGGACGAGGAGTGTGAATGGTGGCCCTTGCTTCCGCCTGAGCCACTCGTTCCTCCAGAGCTCCCCCCCGACGAGCTGCTGGACGTGTAACCCCCGTGTGAGGACGTCTTCCCGCCCGTTATCGTCCCCTTGGGGATCTGGATGGTGATTTTAGGGATGGGTGGGGTGGCACCTCCGGGCGGGGTCTGCGATCGTCCTGAACTCCCTGGCGACTTTGACCCTCCTCCCCCCATGGAGCCCCCTGACCCCATGCTGCCGCTGGGCGGGGTGTAGGGACGCCCCCCAGAGCTGTGCGAGGGCGACTTGCCATCGGGATCCAGCTTCTTGCGCTTGGGTGGCTTTTCTTTGGACTTGCCCTCGCTGGACGGGGTGCGACTCCGCTTCACCTGCTTCCCTTCGGAGCCCCCTGATCCACTCATGCCCATGCCTGCAACCATGCCTccactccctcctcctccaccacctcctccgtTATCATCCTTCCCTCTCAtcatctgctgctgctgttgctgctgctgttgctgctgctgctgttgttgtttcacCTTGATGTCGCCACTCTTGAACTCCCCGCTGCcacctactcctcctcctcctcccatacCCATCATGAGGGGACTCTGGCTTCCACCcgagtgggtggggtgggggtcccCCAGATCCGGAGCCAGGCCCGGAAGGGGCTTGCCCCCGCCACTGTTCCCCCCAAAAACCATGCTCATGTCGAAAGGGTCCTTGAGGGAGGCGTCTGGGGTGCTGTGGCCGTGGGAGGTGGGGTTCTGCGGGGTGCTAGACGGGGTGTTCTGCTGGCTGCCGCCCCCAAACCCCTTCAGGTCTAAGTCCGGGTCGGGGCTGTGGGAACTGTCATCAAAATAATTCTGGGAGAAGGTTCCTTGGCCAGACAGTAACTCCGGGTTGAAGTCTACTGTGTCGGGGAAGAAGTTAGTTGACGAGGTGTCGCTGTTGGGGGTGGCCGCAGTTGCAGCCTCGGCGATGAGGTCCGCCGCGTCGGGGAAAGGGTTCTCGTTGCTGTTGGTGTTAAAGAGGTCCGAGTCAAAAACTGCGCTCCCCTGCCCTGAGCTTGACGAATCCCTGGGAGGGGTGCCCAGGGATcccccttcctcccctcccatGTGGTGCTGCCCGTGACCGCTGCCACTTCCTTTAGTGGTCTGCTCCGGAATATCCGACAGGATGTCGTTTATGTCAGGCCCTATGCTGTCAGAGCTAGAGAGCCGCACCGCTCGGTTGAGGGGCTGAGGCTGTGAGGTGGTTTGCAGGTGGGACTGTGGGTGGTAGGGCATCCCTGGGCCAGCCGGAGGAGTTCCACACTGGCTGGGGGCTGGCGTGATGCTGTGGGGGGTGTCCAGACCATCGCCGGGAAGGTTGACGTCGAAAATGGGGTTCTGCGACGCGTCGACGTCCATGGAGAAGAGCTCGCGGTGGAAGTCGTCTTCGGTTGGGTGGTGGGAGTGGTGGTGCTGGGGAAGGGGGCCACCCGCCTGCTGTTGGGaaggctgctgttgctgtttcaAACCGACTCCACCTGGTCCCACCACCCCTTTGTCCCTGGGTCGCTTCTTCTTACCCTTCGTACCGGGTCCGCCGGGGCAGGGCTGGCCAAGGTTATCGGTTCTGGGTGACCCTGAGGAATTCTGTCTTTCTAACGGGCTGCTTCCATACAGTGAGGCAAAGTCCTGCGAGGGGTTGTCCTTCAGTAGGTTCATCAGCATGGGGTGGTTCTTGGTGTTGCTGGCTGGGGAGGAGGTCGGCGGAGGGGTCTGGGGGGGCTGGGAGCCCCCTGGGGCATTCTGGGTAGAGGGGCTAGAACCGACGTTGCCGGTGATCTGCAACAGCGAGGTCAGGATGGGGTTTTGCGTGACCTTGCTGAAGTCATCTGTGCCGTGGccctgttgttgctgctgctgctgctgctgctggagctgcTGTTGCCCCTGGTTGCCCCCACCTGTCTGCCCCATGCCATCCATTCCTGCCCCTCCTGAACCGCGGGGCATGTTGAAGAGTGATGTGATGGGGCCCCCTGGAAACTGACCCCCAGCTCCTCCGCTGGTGCCCCCACCGGTGGGTGTGTTCCCACCCCCGACACCGGCGAGGCCCATGGGGTTGCTGCCATCTCCTGTGCCCATGCCATACCCAGGGCTGCCAGTAGGGGGCAGGTTCTTCTTCACCATGCTCTCCACGGTCTCTGCGATCAGGGACAATGCCGGAGTGTCGGCCTGAATGGTCTCCGCCTTCCGCCTGATGGCACGCATGGTGACTGGGATggacatacacctacacacagcaGGGAGAGACATCAAGGACAATGTGACAActttttcatttcaattcatCATGAAATGCAGACAATGTTGATGAGCGGTGAAATCAGCTAAAACAGCTAAGCTCAACATTATTTtaacaaattaaattaaatttaattaaattaaatttaatttaaatttaattaaaGTAAATTTTAACTTAAAGTGAATTTCAAATTGGCCAAAACAATGAAACAGTACTAGAAATgctagaaataaaaataaaaatgagagATAGTCGGCTACTCTCCTCTCACGTTCTTTGTTTTGGTAAAATAAGAGATACTATTAAAACAGAACTTACAGAACAGTAAAACAGAACAGCTTATGTACAGTAGAGCTTATCCATGCATAAAAAAATAAGCAAAGGGGAATAATTTATCTAACAACTTCAACCTGATCCCTTTCATGACAACGGTACCATTGTTGAGGGAATGCAGTTTGAGCAAAAAGAGACTGAGAATTGTGAATGTAATTTGGACATACCTCTGGACAACCTTGGTGATGAACTCATCGGTGCAGATGAGGGCATCTGATGAGCCCTTATAGAGCTTACACGTCACCTGCCTGGAATCCGTCACATCCATCACaactgagagaaagggagagatgggaggatgagaagaaagaagagagggaagaggacagagacagaagggaagaaagaggaggaagggcagacatgcagacaacatgagagagcaagagttgatatagagagaaacagagtccATCTTTTTTTCTGGTATTCACACGCGACACAACAGGCTAAACAGGCTCTGGGAACATAACCAAACTCTGTGGGTGTATCCTAGACGAATGCACATGAACAAATAAAgtacaaaaaagacaaaagagttTGATCTTGGTCCTTACCACAAACCAGCGACTCGTTGACAGGATGCTGGAAAGACACACTGAAACTGGAATCAGAGAGGGGGCACACCTCAAACTGTAGTAGTCCAGGGGTGTCtgcaaacaacacaacacacacacacacaataagagaGGTTCGGAAAACACAgcctttaacccttagaaccctaagctgtttttagggcattttcactacctttattcataaggatttattctggtcattgtaagtgccacacacatatatattgttttttttcagcagagtctaggc from Alosa sapidissima isolate fAloSap1 chromosome 24, fAloSap1.pri, whole genome shotgun sequence encodes:
- the med1 gene encoding mediator of RNA polymerase II transcription subunit 1 → MAAVSGVPIQSSSPARELSLTGPTGGTSSVGERVKAEEGSESEKQSRVTALLEKLHAKHNASRPWQETCKVVRQAMEKRGGMNPVGHQLLLTCLETLQRALKVSSLPAMTDRLESIARQNMLNSHLSPGGTDCYITSDLFYVEVQLEPTGQLKDVKVAHHGENPASCPELIQHLREKNFEEFSKHLRGLVNLYKLPGDNKLKTKMYLALQSLESDLTKMMNMFRLATNANTVETILHGSVGLLTPRSGGQLVTLQCYVSPYDVFEEGPGNQLNVMESNSPRPIGVSVSVTVEGTSTVCKLPIAPLITGSHPVDNRGTPSFSSVTNSNCVDLPACFFLKMNRPMPFAFSFIQRMGNATGIPVFDTHPVLSSLYELIIQSQLQEEGETSPQPTPHNMRFYASLPGQQHCYFLNGDAPVQDGLSLQGALVSRIPFRHPAQVPALLDIIRHQAAYNTLIGSCVKRTQLKEDTPGLLQFEVCPLSDSSFSVSFQHPVNESLVCVVMDVTDSRQVTCKLYKGSSDALICTDEFITKVVQRCMSIPVTMRAIRRKAETIQADTPALSLIAETVESMVKKNLPPTGSPGYGMGTGDGSNPMGLAGVGGGNTPTGGGTSGGAGGQFPGGPITSLFNMPRGSGGAGMDGMGQTGGGNQGQQQLQQQQQQQQQQGHGTDDFSKVTQNPILTSLLQITGNVGSSPSTQNAPGGSQPPQTPPPTSSPASNTKNHPMLMNLLKDNPSQDFASLYGSSPLERQNSSGSPRTDNLGQPCPGGPGTKGKKKRPRDKGVVGPGGVGLKQQQQPSQQQAGGPLPQHHHSHHPTEDDFHRELFSMDVDASQNPIFDVNLPGDGLDTPHSITPAPSQCGTPPAGPGMPYHPQSHLQTTSQPQPLNRAVRLSSSDSIGPDINDILSDIPEQTTKGSGSGHGQHHMGGEEGGSLGTPPRDSSSSGQGSAVFDSDLFNTNSNENPFPDAADLIAEAATAATPNSDTSSTNFFPDTVDFNPELLSGQGTFSQNYFDDSSHSPDPDLDLKGFGGGSQQNTPSSTPQNPTSHGHSTPDASLKDPFDMSMVFGGNSGGGKPLPGLAPDLGDPHPTHSGGSQSPLMMGMGGGGGVGGSGEFKSGDIKVKQQQQQQQQQQQQQQQMMRGKDDNGGGGGGGGSGGMVAGMGMSGSGGSEGKQVKRSRTPSSEGKSKEKPPKRKKLDPDGKSPSHSSGGRPYTPPSGSMGSGGSMGGGGSKSPGSSGRSQTPPGGATPPIPKITIQIPKGTITGGKTSSHGGYTSSSSSGGSSGGTSGSGGSKGHHSHSSSSGKIKSSKMEGSMGQSGSSKPVGGGSGSGMPSQSKSSSQGMGVGKPGSSPITKHGMSGSGSGGSGTGSGTKMKPQGGKPPGSLMNPSIKPNISPSHSRSGGSEKLSSPMKHQQGQVPGTPPSSKAKSPIGSGGGSSGGSKSSSGGGMGSQKQMGGGSSSSSSSSSSSSSASNSSSGSIPFSSGSQPQYGGGGGSGGGGGGGGGGSNNPNAKGKSPSRNKKPSLTAVIDKLKNVGGVGIGGEEGPEGGCGGGGGGGGGGGVPPGGGVGVVPPNMGPSSSSKHGMSSQGGEYKRDKVDKEGKSKVSVSGGNSSDKKMMDSKSGGVSSTGVAKIIISKPDGGSPSIKQKVTLQKPEGCGEGSMRPQHMKQSPLFSGSTPKHDRSSPSHSRSPGYTPLNPDSESESGSSSVAEKSHQNSPSSDDDQGGMRPLQHQPPQDYLSSMAVSMGEKHKKHKKEKKKQKERERERERDRDRDRERERDKEKKKASMSCVPSSHPMKADSWSRSPISAADPSMSMLGSERTSRPSPVYMRTEDDDLMDSAVTGHLEPFK